One Deltaproteobacteria bacterium DNA segment encodes these proteins:
- a CDS encoding xylulose kinase has protein sequence MKTWQDEERTQRAMKSKDIVAGLDIGTTGVKALIVDRSGKVLGLGYREYPCLFPYPGWMEQDVTVMWPEVCAALRAAMAASGVKPEAIASLGLSSQRGTFIPVDREIKPLMNSVVHSDMRAGAEVEWIKANIGPERYAAITGATPTAIWAYPKIKWLIDHQPALFDRVHLLLNGQEYFLRLLGAEELTTDPASRTLDGLMEVDTLDWSRELCQRIGLPLEKLPRIGAPARQVGTLSASAAEATGLAPGTPLAIGAGDQQCAAVGAGIIREGMAEITIGTSMVMVAHIDSRKSDPGRQVLIGGSGIPGKWDMEGLYATAGSSLKWWRDIYGQPERAAADSLGMDVYDLITLEASQSPPGAKGYFYLPYLYGILTPHYHDFARGVNLGQSLFHDRKDMARGVLEGVTLAVKMSVAAMEQVLGRPFDVLRLTGGGAKSAVWNQIQADIYNRRVETLAEGECTALGAAILGAVGCGVFASVEEGVAAMVHPSAHLEPDPSRAALHAEQYEIFIEAVRLMIGSGLYEKVARFQSRHWG, from the coding sequence ATGAAGACCTGGCAGGATGAAGAAAGGACCCAAAGGGCTATGAAAAGCAAGGACATCGTCGCCGGCCTGGACATCGGGACCACCGGGGTCAAGGCCTTGATCGTAGATAGGTCAGGCAAAGTTTTGGGCCTGGGTTATCGTGAATACCCTTGCCTTTTTCCCTATCCCGGCTGGATGGAGCAGGACGTGACCGTCATGTGGCCAGAGGTCTGTGCGGCCTTGCGCGCCGCCATGGCTGCCTCCGGGGTAAAGCCGGAAGCCATTGCTTCCCTGGGGCTCTCCAGTCAGCGGGGGACCTTCATCCCGGTAGACAGGGAGATCAAGCCTCTGATGAACTCGGTCGTGCACAGCGACATGCGCGCCGGGGCCGAGGTGGAATGGATCAAGGCCAACATCGGGCCGGAACGCTATGCCGCCATCACCGGGGCCACCCCTACGGCCATCTGGGCCTATCCCAAGATCAAGTGGCTCATCGATCACCAACCGGCCCTGTTTGACCGGGTGCATTTGCTGCTCAATGGCCAGGAATATTTTCTGCGCCTTTTAGGGGCCGAGGAGCTGACCACAGACCCGGCCTCGCGCACCCTGGACGGTCTGATGGAGGTGGATACACTCGACTGGTCCCGAGAATTGTGTCAGCGGATCGGCCTGCCCCTGGAAAAACTGCCCAGGATCGGCGCCCCCGCTCGCCAGGTGGGAACTTTATCGGCTTCGGCCGCCGAGGCCACCGGCCTGGCCCCGGGTACTCCCCTGGCCATCGGGGCCGGTGATCAGCAATGCGCCGCAGTGGGGGCGGGTATTATTCGCGAGGGTATGGCCGAGATCACCATCGGCACTTCCATGGTTATGGTGGCTCACATCGACTCGCGCAAATCCGATCCCGGCCGGCAGGTGCTCATAGGCGGTTCAGGTATTCCCGGTAAATGGGACATGGAAGGGCTTTACGCCACGGCCGGCAGCAGTCTCAAGTGGTGGCGCGACATTTACGGCCAACCCGAGAGAGCGGCGGCCGATTCCTTGGGAATGGACGTCTACGACCTGATCACCCTGGAGGCGTCCCAGTCGCCGCCCGGGGCCAAAGGCTATTTCTACCTGCCCTACCTCTACGGCATCCTCACCCCCCATTACCACGATTTTGCCCGGGGGGTGAATCTGGGCCAGAGCCTGTTCCACGACCGCAAGGACATGGCCCGCGGCGTCCTGGAGGGAGTGACCCTGGCCGTTAAGATGAGCGTGGCGGCCATGGAGCAGGTGCTGGGACGTCCCTTCGACGTGTTGCGCCTGACCGGTGGGGGAGCCAAGTCTGCCGTCTGGAACCAGATCCAGGCCGACATTTATAATCGCCGGGTGGAGACTCTGGCCGAGGGCGAGTGCACCGCCCTGGGCGCGGCCATCCTGGGTGCGGTGGGCTGCGGTGTCTTCGCTTCAGTGGAGGAAGGGGTGGCGGCCATGGTCCATCCCTCCGCTCACCTGGAACCCGACCCCTCCCGGGCGGCCCTGCACGCCGAACAATATGAAATTTTCATCGAGGCGGTGAGGCTGATGATCGGCAGCGGACTTTATGAAAAGGTGGCCCGCTTCCAGAGCAGGCATTGGGGATAG